A stretch of DNA from Yoonia sp. BS5-3:
GGCGAGCTCTGCGGGGAAACAATGCATAGTTGTCACCGTTGAGAAAAATAGGCCTATCGCATATCCTGCCCGGCAAGGTTTGGAAGGACGGGCATGGCACGTATCAGCGAAATCCACTATTCCAACGACCACGCAAGCAATACAGGCGTGGGCGAGTTCTTTGAGGTCGCGCTATCCCCGGGCGAGGATCCCGCCGATTTTGTGGTGTCGACCTACAACCAAAACGGCAATGTATTTGTTGAGCTACCGCTGACTGATCCAGGAATTACCAGCACGGTCAACCCCGGCACGGGTGAGACTATTTATGTGATCAATGGCGCAACATATGGCTTTGTCTTGACTGACCCCAACGGCGGCAACAGCAATAACGAAGCTGTCGCACTTACCGATGTCAGCGGCACAAGTAACGTCGTCATCGATTTTTATGACGTTGGAGGCGGGACCACTGCAATCACAGCTAATAATGGTGCGGCCGCTGGGGTAACTTCGACCAACCTCGCGGGTGATTTTGGGTTTTCAATCCAGTTCAACCAACCCAACCCCGACACGCCCATATTCGCTGAAACAAGCCCGGGCATCGCTTGTTTTGTTGCCGGAACACCAATCACAACCTCTAAAGGCGCCATCCCGATTGAGGACCTATCCGTCGGCGATTTGGTTCTAACAATGGATAACGGCTTTAAGCCTATCCGGTGGATCAAGTCTCAAACCGTTTCAGGCATGGGACGTTTCGCGCCTTACAAGATAACAGCAGGCCAATTTCGGGCCTGCGCCGATACCTATCTGTCACCCGCACATCGTGTATTGCTCAAAAACTGGCGGGCCGAGCTTTTCTTCGGCGCGTCCGAGGTTCTTGTACCCGTCAATTCGCTCGCCAATCACATGGGCATCACGCGGGCCCCTCGGGCAGAGGTGATCTATGTCCACATGATGTTCGACCAGCATGAAATCGTCTTTTCCAACGGTGTCGCAAGCGAAAGCTTCCTTCCTGGTGATAGCGGGTTGGACGCTATGGGCGCAGAAACACAAGAAGAGATATTCGCGCTTTTCCCTGAGCTTGCCGATGATCTTGGGCTATATGGCGCCCCTGCCCGCCCGATCCTGCGCGGGTATGAGGCACGAATACTCGGCTAGCCCTTTGCCTTTTTCTGATCTGCCAATTTCTGCGCCAAATCGCGTGCAATATTAAACGCGCCTTGGATTTTATCGCGTTCCTTCGCCCAATCACGCCGCACGACGATCTTGTTGTCCTTGACCTTCGCCAAGCCGCGCTGGGCCTCGATAAATTCGACCAACCCTGCGGGCGAGGCGAATTTGTCGTTATGGAACATGATCGTGGCCCCTTTCGGCCCGGCATCCAGTTTGGCAATACCCGCGCGTTTGCACATGGCCTTAATCCGCACGACCAGCATCAGGGTATTCACCTCACGCGGCAATTTGCCAAAGCGGTCGATCAGTTCGGCGGCGAAGCCCTCTAGCTCGACCTTGGTCGTCAGCTCCGACAGGCGTCGATAAAGCCCCAAGCGTACATCCAGATCGGGAACGTAATCCTCAGGGATCAGCACCGGCACGCCCAGATTGATCTGTGGTGCCCATTGGCCGTCATCCACGATGCCCTCAGCCTTGCCCGACTTGATGGCGCTGATCTGCTCTTCCAGCATTTGCTGATAGAGCTCATAGCCCACCTCGCGCATCTGACCAGACTGTTCCTCGCCCAAAAGGTTCCCTGCCCCTCGGATATCCAGATCCTGGCTGGCCAGCGTGAACCCGGCCCCCAGCGTATCAATAGACCCAAGGACGCGCAGGCGCTTTTGCGCGGTATCAGTCAGCTTTTGACGCGGTTTCGTCGTCAGATAGGCATAGGCCCGGGTTTTGGATCGGCCCACCCGCCCTCTGATCTGATAGAGCTGGCTAAGGCCGAACATGTCCGAACGCCACACGATCATCGTGTTGGCCGTAGGGATATCAAGACCCGATTCCACAATCGTTGTGGCCAGCAGCACATCATATTTGCCGTCATAGAACGCATTCATGCGATCATCCAGCTCGCCTGCCGCCATCTGGCCGGTGGCGGTGATATAGGTCACCTCAGGCACTTGATCCTTCAGGAATTCCTCCATCTCGGCCATATCGCTGATGCGCGGCACCACAAGGAAAGATTGGCCGCCGCGATAATGTTCGCGCAGCAGCGCCTCGCGGATGGTGACGGTGTCAAACTCGCTGACGTAAGTGCGGATCGCCAGGCGGTCGATGGGCGGGGTGCCGATGATCGACAGATCGCGTACGCCCGAAAGAGACAGCTGCAACGTCCGCGGGATCGGCGTTGCCGTCAGGGTCAGCACATGAACATCGGTGCGCAGCTGTTTCAGGCGTTCTTTGTGCTGAACACCAAATTTCTGTTCTTCATCAATGACAAGCAGGCCAAGGTTCTTGAACCGGACGCCCTTGGCCAGCAGCGCATGTGTGCCGACAACGATATCAACGGTGCCGCGCGACAACCCATCGCGCGTTTTGGCCGCATCGCCTGCGCTAACAAACCGCGACAAAGGCGCGACATTCACCGGGAACCCCCGGAACCGTTCGGCAAAGTTCTGATAATGCTGGCGGGCCAGCAAGGTTGTGGGTGCGATGATCGCCACCTGCACGCCGGACAAGGCCGCCACAAAAGCGGCGCGGATCGCCACCTCGGTCTTGCCAAAGCCCACATCGCCGCAGATCAGACGGTCCATCGGCTTACCCGCCTCAAGATCGCCGAGCACATCATCGATGGCGGCCAGCTGATCATCAGTTTCGGCATAAGGAAAACGGGCCAGGAACTGATCCCAAAGCCCATCTGGCGGATCGAGCGCAGGGGCGGTGCGCAATTCGCGCTCTGCCGCGACCCGGATCAGGCGTTCGGCAATCTGGCGAATACGCTCTTTCAGTTTTGCCTTCTTGGCCTGCCAGGCACCGCCGCCCAGCTTGTCCAAAAGGCCGGTATCGTGGCCATACTTGGACAGCAGCTCAATATTCTCGACCGGCAGGTAAAGCTTGGCCTCTTCGGCATATTCCAGCAGCAGGCATTCATGGGCCGCTCCGGCGGCGGTGACAACCTCCATTCCTTTAAAACGACCTACGCCATGGTCCACATGAACCACCATATCGCCGGGGGCCAAGCTATTGGCTTCGCTCAGGAAATTCTCGGCCCTGCGTTTGCGTTTGGTCTGCCGGATCAAACGATCACCCAGCACGTCTTGTTCGGAAATGACCGTCAGGCCCGGCGCCTCAAACCCGTGATCCAGCGGCCAGACGGCCAGATGCAAGCCCCGCTTGCCGACGCGGGTGAAGTCAGTGACGCTGATCGCCTCGGCGACACCTTCATCCTCGATAAGCCCCTCAAGCCGCTCGCGCGCACCCTCGGAGTATGAGGCGATGACGACCGGCCCCTGATCCAGCTTTGACTTCACATGCGCTGCCAAGCTACTGAAAAGACTGATCTGTTCCTGCTGGCGCTCAGGCGCAAAGTCGCGCCCGATCCGCCCCCCCGCATCCGTCACCCCCGGCCCGGTCGCCTGTCTGAGCGGTGAAAACTGCAGCACACGGTGGCCTGCGACGGCGCGATCCCAAGCTCCATCATCCAGGTACAGCAGGCCAGGCGGTGCAGGCTTATAGACACTGTCCATCCGGCCCTTTTGCGACAGCGCATGCATGCGCGTTTCATATTGATCGGTGATACTCTCCCAACGGGCAATACGCGATGGGCCGATCTGATCATCCAGCGTGATCGTGGCGCGGGGCAGATAGTCAAATAGGGTCTCAAGGTCCTCTTGAAAGAACCCTAGCCAATGCTCAATCCCGGCATGTTTGCGGCCCGCGCTGACCGCCTCATAAAGCGGATCATCGGTGCCCGCCGCGCCAAATTCGATCCGGTAATTCTGCCGGAACCGGGTGATGGCGGCCTCATCAAGAATAACTTCGGATACCGGCGCCAGCTCGACCTCGGTCAGTTTTTCTGTGGTCCGCTGCGTCGCCGGGTCAAAGCGGCGGGCACCATCCAGAACATCGCCGAACAAATCCAGCCGGACCGGGCCGGATTGCCCGGGCGGATATATATCAATGATCCCGCCCCGCACAGCATAATCGCCCGGCTCCATCACGGTCGGGCTTTGGGTAAACCCCATACGCACCAGGAAGTTACGCAGCGCACCTTCATCCATTCGGTGACCGACTGTGGCCTTGAATGCAGCCTCGCGCAGCAACGTACGGGCAGGCACCCGCTGGGTCGCAGCAGACAACGAGGTCAGCAGCACAAAGCGCTCCGGCATCCCATGCACCAACGCCGCCAGCGTCGCCATACGCGCAGCCGAAACATCAGCATTCGGCGAGACACGGTCATACGGCAGACAATCCCAGGCCGGAAAGACGAAGACCGGCATATCGGGGGCAAAGAACTGCAACGCCGCCTGCATCGCCACCAACCGCTTATCATCGCGCGCGACATGGACAACAGGCTGGCCCTTATCCAGCTCACGCAGGATCAGCTGGGCGTCAAACCCCTCGGGGGCACCGGAGACGGTGATATGTTGTGGCTGCGACATGCGCGGTGACCTACCCTGCTCTACCCCGGTGTCAACCGATCAATACCCGACGGGTGCTGAGATATTGAAATACATCCCGTAAGAGGCCGTGACGAAAATCGATATCGCAGCGATGCCCTGGATCCATACCCGCAGAAAAAACAAACGGCGCCACAGAGCCTTACCCGTTAGCATTTGCGCCTGAAGCTTCCTTGCGGCGGACAGATTGATCATGCCAACGAATATCAAGGGGAATGACAGCATGAATATACCCTGTGCAAATTCCAAACGATAAAGGAACCCTATCAAGGCAAGCGCGCTGAGGGTAAAAGCCACGGCTGCGACCACCCACATGCCAAACCAATCCATCATGGTCACAATGCGGCGGGTATTAATCTCAACCATTTTTTCAAGATCTTCTGCGGCCTGCGCACCATAGCGGCGACTAAACAGCAAAATATCGTAGGGCACGCCAAGAACCCAATGCGAAGCGGCCGCCCAAGTGACAACCAAGGCAAGCCAGTACCAAATGCTGGAAAACGTCGCTGTATCAAGGGCATAAAAGAAGATATCTCGCCAGGGCAATGGTGTGTCTCGCGCTTTGTGGAGGTTCGTCCATCGGAAACTAGCGCCGCTTGGTCAACTTGCCCAGCCTTGTGAATACGTAAAATCCATGCGACCAACACTGAGGACATCAAAGGCAGCTTTCATGAAACCGACCATCGCCTCTTTTCCTGCAGCCAGACCGCGGCGGATGCGCCAATCTGCGGCGCTCCGGGCATTGGCCCGCCAAAACACATTGACTGTCGATGATCTGATCTGGCCGATCTTTGTGATGGATGGAAAAGATGACGAAACGCCGGTGGCCTCGATGCCCGGTGTCGTTCGGCGTACTGTGGACCGGATCGCGAAAGCAGCCCTTGAGGCGCAGAATTTGGGCATCCCGGCCATCTGCATCTTTCCTTACACGGGCCTCGAAGCACGGACCGAGGACTGCGCCATGGCGTGGGATCCCGATAACCTGACCAACCAAGCGATCCGGGCAATCAAAGACGCAGCCCCAGAAATCGCCGTAATGACGGATATCGCGCTTGATCCTTACAACATCAATGGACATGACGGCTTTGTCGAAAACGGTAAGATCGTCAATGATCGGACGGTCGAGGCTCTGGTCAAAATGGGGCTGGCACAAGCGGCGGCTGGGGCGGATATTCTCGGGCCTTCTGATATGATGGATGGCCGGATCGGCGCGATCCGTAGCGCGCTTGAATCTGAAGGGCATCAAGATGTCACAATACTCAGCTATGCGGCAAAATATGCGTCGTCCTTTTATGGTCCTTTTCGAGATGCGGTTGGGGCTTCAGCTGCGCTGACAGGCGACAAAAAAACCTATCAAATGGACCCTGGCAATGCCGACGAAGCATTACGACTGGTTGAACGGGACCTGCAAGAGGGCGCCGACATGGTCATGGTCAAACCGGGCATGCCTTACTTGGATATCTGCCGGCGGGTCAAAGACAGCTTTGGTGTACCAACCTACGCCTATCAAGTCAGCGGGGAATACGCGATGCTGCAGGCTGCAGCACAAAATGGGTGGCTTGATGGTGAAAAAGTGATGATGGAAAGCCTTCTTGGGTTTAAACGTGCTGGCTGTGATGGAATCCTGACCTATTTTGCGACCACTGTTGCACGTCTTCTGAACACTTGAAAATGCGTTTACGAAAATAAATCAAATTGTAAGAAATTCGGCTTAGCCGTTCTCAAGCCTGTTTGCTGATGAGGAACGCATGCTCTTTCGAACCCAGTCTACTGAGGACCGACGCACTGACGCCAAAAACCAGGCGATCGTCGATATGATCGAACGGACACAGGCTGTGATCCATTTTAAGCCTGACGGAACGATCACCGGAGCAAATCGGAATTTTCTCAACGCCGTTGGCTACAAGCTTGACGAAATCACAGGAAAACACCATTCGATTTTTGTTGCACCGCATCTGATACAATCGGAGGAATATGCCGATTTCTGGCAAAAACTCAGAGATGGACAATCACACACCGCCCAGGTCGAACGATTTACAAAGGACGGCAAATCCGTGTGGTTGCAAGCAACATATGCGCCTGTTTTCGGCCCCGATCGAAAAGTTGCGCAGGTCACCAAAATCGCCACAGATATCACCAAACGACGGGAAAGCCTCGGGGCAATTTCGCAAACATTGGCCCAGGTAAAAGACGGCAATTTGACCTGCCGAGTCCCCAAAGCTGGCATTGATGACCTTGATACGCTTGCTGAAACGCTCAACGACACTTTTTCGCAGCTGGCACAAATGATCGTAGCCGTCCGGGACATATCAGCCGAGGTCACCGGCGTTATCGAACAGGCAAACGTGTCTTCTGACAATTTGTCAGAGCGGACAAACAGCCAAGCCGCGACATTGGAACAAACTGTTGCCGCACTTGAAGAAATCACAACAGCGGCGCAATCCTCGGCGCGGACGCTTCAGGAAGCCGAAACGCTGGCAACAAATGCTGCGGGCATTGCAGCAAACAGTGATGCAGTGGTTGGGCAGTCGATCTCGGCCATGGATCAGATCAAACATTCCTCAGAAGAAATGTCCAAAATCATTTCCGCCATCGAAGACATCGCATTTCAAACAAATCTGCTCGCGCTGAACGCCGGTGTTGAGGCCGCGCGCGCAGGTGAGGCCGGCCGCGGCTTTGCCGTTGTCGCGTCCGAAGTGCGGGCGTTGGCCCACCGATCGCAGGAGGCGGCGGGCGAGATCAAAGGGTTGATCGAGCGCAGTTCGGAGCACGTGTCTCAAGGTGTTAAGCTGGTCAACAGCACCGGTGCTGAACTTCAACAAATCAGCAAAAGCGTAAACGAGATCACAGAAAAGACCAGCAACACAGCAAGTAGCTCCGCTGAACAATCGAACACTTTAAGTGAAATCAATATGCGGATCGGTCAACTCGACAATGTCACACAGCAGAACGCCAGTATGGTTCAGGAAATGGCAGCAACCAACCGACAGCTGATGTCGAACATACGCCGGATGACCGACGAAATTACCCGCTTTCAAACCTCTGGGTCTGGTCAGGGCGCCGGTACATCTAATGCAAACATCCCAACTTATATACGCGCCGTACGTTAGAGCTGGTGTCATCGATCTCAATGCCACTTCGATCAGCTGGTACGTGACAGCGCCCGCGCGACCGATTATAGTGTCTGCATAAGGGATGAAAAACGTCCCCAGTAGAGGCAAGATAGGCGGTATAAAATGAATAGTTTTTCACGGCGCAACTTTGCGCTTGGGGCGTTGGCGAGCACGACACTGGCGGCATGTAGCAACGGGATTGGCGGCTCTGGCGCGGCAACCATCGATGCGCGTGTCGATAGCACACTGAATGCCATGTATGCGGATTTTCCCGGCACCCAGGATTTAGCAAGCCGCGCCGCAGGCGTGCTTGTTATGCCACTTGTGACCGAGGTTGGTCTGGGTCTTGGCGGCTCATATGGGCGCGGTGCCCTGAAGGTTGGCCAATCCACGGTAGATTACTACTCAGCCGCATCCGGCAGTGCCGGTTTGCAGATTGGCGCACAACAATTCAGCCATGTGCTGTTTTTCATGACACCCGAGGCGCTGCTTGAGTTCCGTCAGTCACCCGGCTGGGCAGCGGGCGCGGATGTCGAATATGCAGTCAGCAATAACAGCGAAATGCTGCGGGCAGATTCTGACCACGTCACTGTCGCCGGTTATTGCGGTGGTGTTTGGGCAAACCGGGCTAAGACTGGGCGCAACCCTTGAAGGGACGAAATACACCCGGATTATCCCCTAATCACGCCAAAATGCGTGTGTTTGCGACATGAAATGTCGCGATGTGGCAGGGAATAACGGCATCGCCTGTTCATTCTGGTAATATCAAACCGGAGGGCGCCCATGCAAACAACAACCCGCGTTGCAGTGATCGGTGGCGGCGTTGTCGGCGCCTCCGTTCTTTATCATCTGACGAAGCTGGGCTGGTCTGATGTGTTGTTGCTCGAACGATCAGAACTGACATCAGGTTCAACCTGGCACGCAGCAGGCGGTTTTCATACGCTTAACGGCGATACCAACATGGCCGCGCTGCAGGGCTATACCATCAATCTATATAAAGAGCTGGAAGAGATCACAGGCATGTCTTGCGGCCTGCATCATTCTGGCGGTGTGACGCTGGCCGACAATCAGGATCGGTTTGATATGCTGGTGGCAGAGCGCGCCAAGCATCGATACATGGGGCTTGAGACGGAAATCCTCGGACCTGAGGAAATCGGCAAGCTGGCCCCGATCACCAATCTCGATGGGATCGTGGGTGGGCTCTATGACCCGCTCGATGGGCATCTTGATCCTTCCGGAACAACCCATGCCTATGCCAAGGCCGCGCGGGTGGGCGGGGCCAGCATTCAGACCCATTGCAAAGTGGTCGAAACAAACCCGCGCCCAGATGGGACTTGGGATGTTGTCACCGACCAAGGCACGATCCACGCCGAACACGTGGTGAATGCGGGCGGGTTATGGGCACGCGAAGTAGCGGCCATGGCAGGCATATACGCGCCGCTCCACCCGATGGAGCATCAATATCTGG
This window harbors:
- the hemB gene encoding porphobilinogen synthase, whose translation is MKPTIASFPAARPRRMRQSAALRALARQNTLTVDDLIWPIFVMDGKDDETPVASMPGVVRRTVDRIAKAALEAQNLGIPAICIFPYTGLEARTEDCAMAWDPDNLTNQAIRAIKDAAPEIAVMTDIALDPYNINGHDGFVENGKIVNDRTVEALVKMGLAQAAAGADILGPSDMMDGRIGAIRSALESEGHQDVTILSYAAKYASSFYGPFRDAVGASAALTGDKKTYQMDPGNADEALRLVERDLQEGADMVMVKPGMPYLDICRRVKDSFGVPTYAYQVSGEYAMLQAAAQNGWLDGEKVMMESLLGFKRAGCDGILTYFATTVARLLNT
- a CDS encoding Hint domain-containing protein, with amino-acid sequence MARISEIHYSNDHASNTGVGEFFEVALSPGEDPADFVVSTYNQNGNVFVELPLTDPGITSTVNPGTGETIYVINGATYGFVLTDPNGGNSNNEAVALTDVSGTSNVVIDFYDVGGGTTAITANNGAAAGVTSTNLAGDFGFSIQFNQPNPDTPIFAETSPGIACFVAGTPITTSKGAIPIEDLSVGDLVLTMDNGFKPIRWIKSQTVSGMGRFAPYKITAGQFRACADTYLSPAHRVLLKNWRAELFFGASEVLVPVNSLANHMGITRAPRAEVIYVHMMFDQHEIVFSNGVASESFLPGDSGLDAMGAETQEEIFALFPELADDLGLYGAPARPILRGYEARILG
- a CDS encoding PAS domain-containing methyl-accepting chemotaxis protein: MLFRTQSTEDRRTDAKNQAIVDMIERTQAVIHFKPDGTITGANRNFLNAVGYKLDEITGKHHSIFVAPHLIQSEEYADFWQKLRDGQSHTAQVERFTKDGKSVWLQATYAPVFGPDRKVAQVTKIATDITKRRESLGAISQTLAQVKDGNLTCRVPKAGIDDLDTLAETLNDTFSQLAQMIVAVRDISAEVTGVIEQANVSSDNLSERTNSQAATLEQTVAALEEITTAAQSSARTLQEAETLATNAAGIAANSDAVVGQSISAMDQIKHSSEEMSKIISAIEDIAFQTNLLALNAGVEAARAGEAGRGFAVVASEVRALAHRSQEAAGEIKGLIERSSEHVSQGVKLVNSTGAELQQISKSVNEITEKTSNTASSSAEQSNTLSEINMRIGQLDNVTQQNASMVQEMAATNRQLMSNIRRMTDEITRFQTSGSGQGAGTSNANIPTYIRAVR
- the mfd gene encoding transcription-repair coupling factor, with product MSQPQHITVSGAPEGFDAQLILRELDKGQPVVHVARDDKRLVAMQAALQFFAPDMPVFVFPAWDCLPYDRVSPNADVSAARMATLAALVHGMPERFVLLTSLSAATQRVPARTLLREAAFKATVGHRMDEGALRNFLVRMGFTQSPTVMEPGDYAVRGGIIDIYPPGQSGPVRLDLFGDVLDGARRFDPATQRTTEKLTEVELAPVSEVILDEAAITRFRQNYRIEFGAAGTDDPLYEAVSAGRKHAGIEHWLGFFQEDLETLFDYLPRATITLDDQIGPSRIARWESITDQYETRMHALSQKGRMDSVYKPAPPGLLYLDDGAWDRAVAGHRVLQFSPLRQATGPGVTDAGGRIGRDFAPERQQEQISLFSSLAAHVKSKLDQGPVVIASYSEGARERLEGLIEDEGVAEAISVTDFTRVGKRGLHLAVWPLDHGFEAPGLTVISEQDVLGDRLIRQTKRKRRAENFLSEANSLAPGDMVVHVDHGVGRFKGMEVVTAAGAAHECLLLEYAEEAKLYLPVENIELLSKYGHDTGLLDKLGGGAWQAKKAKLKERIRQIAERLIRVAAERELRTAPALDPPDGLWDQFLARFPYAETDDQLAAIDDVLGDLEAGKPMDRLICGDVGFGKTEVAIRAAFVAALSGVQVAIIAPTTLLARQHYQNFAERFRGFPVNVAPLSRFVSAGDAAKTRDGLSRGTVDIVVGTHALLAKGVRFKNLGLLVIDEEQKFGVQHKERLKQLRTDVHVLTLTATPIPRTLQLSLSGVRDLSIIGTPPIDRLAIRTYVSEFDTVTIREALLREHYRGGQSFLVVPRISDMAEMEEFLKDQVPEVTYITATGQMAAGELDDRMNAFYDGKYDVLLATTIVESGLDIPTANTMIVWRSDMFGLSQLYQIRGRVGRSKTRAYAYLTTKPRQKLTDTAQKRLRVLGSIDTLGAGFTLASQDLDIRGAGNLLGEEQSGQMREVGYELYQQMLEEQISAIKSGKAEGIVDDGQWAPQINLGVPVLIPEDYVPDLDVRLGLYRRLSELTTKVELEGFAAELIDRFGKLPREVNTLMLVVRIKAMCKRAGIAKLDAGPKGATIMFHNDKFASPAGLVEFIEAQRGLAKVKDNKIVVRRDWAKERDKIQGAFNIARDLAQKLADQKKAKG
- a CDS encoding component of SufBCD complex, which codes for MPWRDIFFYALDTATFSSIWYWLALVVTWAAASHWVLGVPYDILLFSRRYGAQAAEDLEKMVEINTRRIVTMMDWFGMWVVAAVAFTLSALALIGFLYRLEFAQGIFMLSFPLIFVGMINLSAARKLQAQMLTGKALWRRLFFLRVWIQGIAAISIFVTASYGMYFNISAPVGY